The following coding sequences are from one Trichocoleus desertorum ATA4-8-CV12 window:
- a CDS encoding S-layer homology domain-containing protein produces MVQSASGSILYVNPAAGNDAANGSQAAPLKTLTRALQQARSGTTIQLVAGTYNAASGEAFPLTVPAGVTVVGNESNKGSGLLIEGSGEYISPTFARQNITLRLENSAQLRGVTVTNRAQRGTAIWVESTAPTVANSTLTNCAREGVFATGTANPVIIDNIFFQNAASGISIVRNAKGEIRRNVCQKTGYGIAIGDNAAPLVADNRIFENRSGVVLSGQANPVLRSNVVEKNTSDGLVITNTSLPDLGKSQDPGGNIFRDNGAFDLNNATKTTLMSVGNQLNPTRVQGLINFVASEVPTPTPTPAPTPTPTPVPTPTPTPTPTPTPTPTPTPIPTPTPTPIPTPTPTGLTDITGHWAESFIRGLVSRGIISGFPDGTFKPGANITRAQYAAAIAKAFNLPNKKEATNFTDVPADFWARAAIQKAAQMGFVSGFPDNTFRPDQNLTRVQAIVSLISGLSFTGGNTNILLVYSDRAQIPSYATDEVATATQRRMVVNQPQVNQLEPMRDINRAEVAALIYQALVARGEAPAIASNFIVNPDQATPSFTDIQGHWAADFIRALGGQGLISGFEDGSFKPDAKMNRAQYAALLVKALNPPAIRAATNFSDVAADFWAANAIQQAYRGGFLSGFPDNTFRPTDNVLRVQVLVSLVNGLNLGSGDETVLGIYSDQGSIPPFARGVVATATKRRMVVNFPTVGQLNPNRETTRAEVTAMVYQALVNAGRSPAISSPYIVSA; encoded by the coding sequence ATGGTTCAATCTGCTTCTGGCTCCATCCTGTATGTAAATCCTGCGGCAGGTAATGATGCTGCCAATGGGAGTCAAGCTGCTCCTCTCAAAACGCTAACGCGAGCCTTACAGCAAGCCCGTTCAGGCACCACCATCCAGCTAGTAGCAGGCACCTACAATGCTGCTAGCGGGGAAGCTTTTCCGCTGACGGTTCCGGCAGGTGTCACTGTGGTCGGCAATGAGAGTAATAAAGGTAGTGGTCTACTGATTGAAGGCAGCGGTGAATACATCAGCCCTACCTTTGCACGGCAAAATATCACCCTACGACTAGAAAATAGCGCTCAACTGCGAGGGGTCACTGTCACCAACCGAGCCCAGCGTGGCACCGCCATTTGGGTGGAGTCAACCGCGCCTACTGTTGCTAACAGCACCTTGACTAACTGTGCTCGCGAAGGGGTTTTTGCCACCGGGACAGCTAATCCGGTGATTATAGACAACATATTTTTTCAAAATGCTGCCAGCGGTATCTCTATTGTCCGAAATGCTAAAGGCGAAATCCGGCGTAACGTTTGCCAAAAGACAGGCTACGGCATTGCCATTGGAGATAATGCAGCTCCCCTAGTCGCGGATAACAGAATTTTTGAAAACCGTTCTGGGGTAGTGCTATCGGGTCAAGCCAACCCCGTACTACGCAGCAACGTGGTTGAGAAAAATACTAGCGATGGTCTGGTGATTACAAATACTTCCTTGCCAGATTTAGGCAAAAGCCAAGACCCAGGTGGCAACATCTTTAGGGACAATGGAGCGTTTGATTTAAACAATGCGACCAAAACCACCCTAATGTCTGTCGGCAACCAACTCAACCCTACCCGTGTTCAAGGTCTGATCAACTTCGTCGCCAGCGAGGTTCCCACTCCCACCCCAACTCCTGCCCCAACTCCAACACCAACCCCCGTTCCGACTCCCACGCCAACTCCGACTCCCACGCCAACTCCGACGCCTACCCCAACCCCTATTCCGACTCCAACACCCACCCCCATTCCAACCCCAACGCCCACCGGATTGACTGACATCACAGGCCATTGGGCAGAAAGCTTTATTCGCGGGTTGGTGAGCCGTGGCATTATTAGCGGTTTTCCTGACGGCACCTTCAAACCCGGAGCCAACATCACTAGGGCACAATATGCTGCCGCGATCGCCAAAGCCTTTAATCTACCCAACAAAAAAGAAGCGACTAACTTTACTGATGTTCCGGCTGATTTCTGGGCGCGGGCGGCAATTCAGAAGGCAGCTCAAATGGGGTTTGTTTCTGGGTTTCCAGACAATACCTTCCGACCTGACCAAAACTTAACCCGAGTCCAGGCGATCGTGTCTTTGATTAGTGGTTTAAGCTTCACAGGCGGCAACACAAATATTTTGCTGGTCTATAGCGATCGCGCTCAGATTCCTAGCTATGCCACCGATGAGGTGGCTACAGCAACTCAACGCCGCATGGTGGTGAATCAACCTCAGGTCAATCAACTAGAACCCATGCGAGACATCAACCGAGCAGAAGTTGCCGCCTTGATCTATCAGGCATTGGTGGCGCGTGGGGAAGCTCCCGCGATCGCCTCTAACTTTATCGTCAACCCAGATCAAGCCACACCCTCCTTTACAGACATTCAAGGTCACTGGGCAGCAGATTTTATTCGTGCCCTAGGAGGTCAAGGATTAATCAGCGGCTTTGAAGATGGTTCCTTTAAACCAGACGCAAAGATGAATCGAGCACAATATGCAGCTTTGCTAGTCAAAGCATTAAATCCGCCTGCGATCCGAGCTGCTACTAATTTCAGTGATGTAGCCGCAGATTTTTGGGCCGCTAATGCGATCCAGCAAGCTTACCGGGGTGGGTTTCTTTCTGGGTTTCCAGATAACACCTTCCGCCCGACTGACAACGTATTGCGCGTTCAAGTACTCGTTTCCCTAGTCAACGGCCTGAACTTAGGAAGTGGTGATGAAACCGTGTTGGGGATCTATAGCGATCAGGGCTCAATTCCGCCTTTTGCCCGTGGTGTTGTAGCCACAGCCACAAAACGACGAATGGTAGTGAACTTCCCGACAGTGGGGCAGTTGAACCCCAACCGAGAGACGACTCGTGCCGAAGTAACTGCTATGGTTTATCAGGCTTTGGTTAATGCGGGGCGATCGCCTGCCATTAGCTCTCCTTACATCGTTTCTGCCTAG
- a CDS encoding YtxH domain-containing protein, with amino-acid sequence MSNNRSGSFLGGLLLGAAIGTVTGLLIAPRTGRETRQLLKKSADALPELAEDLSTSVQLQADRLSESALRNWDETLGRLKEAIASGIEATQREQQVLNQASSPEATESGPAMHDAFDKIH; translated from the coding sequence ATGTCGAACAACCGTTCCGGATCATTCCTTGGAGGTCTACTGTTAGGAGCTGCAATTGGCACAGTGACCGGGTTATTGATTGCTCCTCGGACAGGACGGGAGACGCGGCAGCTCTTGAAGAAATCTGCGGATGCTCTACCAGAACTCGCAGAGGATTTGTCAACCAGTGTGCAGCTCCAAGCCGATCGCCTTTCTGAGTCTGCTTTGCGGAATTGGGATGAAACGCTAGGACGCTTGAAAGAAGCAATCGCCTCAGGCATCGAAGCAACTCAGCGGGAACAACAGGTCTTGAATCAAGCATCTTCTCCGGAAGCTACGGAGTCAGGCCCTGCTATGCATGATGCGTTCGATAAAATTCACTAA
- the psbF gene encoding cytochrome b559 subunit beta, which yields MTSNTPNQPVSYPIFTVRWLAVHTLAVPTIFFLGAIASMQFIHR from the coding sequence ATGACTAGCAATACCCCCAATCAACCCGTTTCTTATCCAATTTTTACAGTTAGATGGCTAGCTGTTCATACCCTAGCAGTGCCCACTATTTTCTTCTTGGGCGCGATCGCATCTATGCAATTTATTCATCGGTAG
- the psb28 gene encoding photosystem II reaction center protein Psb28: MAEIQFSRGITEDAVPDVRVTRSRDGSNGTATFYFERPKALSASNTDAITGMYLIDEEGEISTREVKAKFVNGQPEALEAFYYMKSTEEWERFMRFMERYSEKNDLGFSKS, translated from the coding sequence ATGGCTGAAATCCAATTTTCCAGAGGTATTACCGAAGATGCAGTGCCTGACGTTCGTGTCACTCGTTCTCGCGACGGCAGCAATGGTACTGCAACCTTCTACTTTGAGCGGCCTAAGGCTTTAAGTGCTAGTAACACTGATGCCATTACAGGGATGTACCTGATCGACGAAGAAGGCGAAATCTCCACACGTGAAGTAAAAGCTAAGTTTGTCAATGGCCAACCAGAAGCGCTAGAAGCTTTTTATTACATGAAGTCTACTGAGGAGTGGGAGCGCTTTATGCGATTCATGGAACGCTACTCAGAAAAGAACGATCTAGGATTCAGTAAGTCTTAG
- the psbE gene encoding cytochrome b559 subunit alpha, translating into MSGTTGERPFSDIITSVRYWIIHSITIPALFIAGWLFVSTGLAYDVFGTPRPNEYFTQIRQEVPIVQDRFESKEQINQFLK; encoded by the coding sequence ATGTCCGGTACTACTGGTGAGCGTCCATTTTCCGACATTATTACTAGCGTCCGCTATTGGATTATTCACAGCATTACAATCCCCGCACTATTTATTGCTGGCTGGCTCTTTGTGAGCACTGGTCTGGCATATGATGTGTTTGGTACTCCCAGACCCAACGAATACTTCACTCAGATTCGTCAAGAAGTGCCAATTGTGCAAGATCGCTTCGAGTCAAAAGAGCAGATCAATCAATTCCTCAAGTAA
- a CDS encoding photosystem II reaction center protein L: MAERSSNNPNKQPVELNRTSLYLGLLLVFVLGILFSSYFFN; encoded by the coding sequence ATGGCAGAACGGTCTTCTAATAACCCCAACAAGCAGCCTGTTGAGCTGAATCGGACTTCGCTCTATCTAGGCTTGCTGCTGGTTTTCGTTTTGGGTATTTTGTTCTCCAGTTATTTCTTCAACTAA
- a CDS encoding photosynthesis system II assembly factor Ycf48 yields the protein MNSIVRTLKRIVMLLAVVMLCASCGNQYLSSLDYNPWQLVQLPTDATIADISFASDRQHGWVVGSNSTLLETNDGGQTWELRNLDLGDQKYRFDSVSFSGQEGWIAGQPGLLLHTTDGGTSWARIPLSAKLPGSPNRVLALGPKTAQMTTDIGAIYRTTDGGKNWKAEVQEAVGVVRNISRSNDGQYVAVSAKGNFYSVWRPGQEAWEPHNRSSSRRVQNMGFTPDGRLWMLARGGQVQFSKPNDFESWDTANSPESSTSWGFLDLAYRTPDELWVSGGSGNLLCSLDGGQTWQKDRDVENIPGNFYKIVFLSPEQGFVIGQRGTLLKYQASVKSA from the coding sequence ATGAACTCGATTGTGAGAACACTGAAACGAATTGTAATGTTGCTAGCGGTAGTCATGCTATGTGCTAGCTGCGGCAATCAATATTTAAGCTCTTTAGATTACAACCCTTGGCAACTGGTCCAACTACCTACCGATGCCACCATTGCTGATATTAGCTTTGCTAGCGATCGTCAGCATGGATGGGTAGTAGGCAGCAATTCTACCCTTCTCGAAACTAACGATGGTGGCCAAACTTGGGAACTACGGAACCTAGATCTAGGCGATCAAAAGTATCGCTTTGACTCGGTCAGTTTCAGTGGCCAAGAGGGTTGGATTGCGGGACAACCTGGCTTACTACTCCATACCACCGACGGCGGCACATCTTGGGCTCGGATTCCCCTCAGCGCCAAATTACCTGGTTCTCCCAACAGAGTATTAGCGCTTGGACCGAAAACCGCACAGATGACGACTGACATTGGAGCCATTTATCGCACTACAGACGGCGGTAAAAATTGGAAAGCTGAAGTTCAGGAGGCAGTAGGGGTCGTTCGTAACATTTCTCGCTCCAACGACGGCCAATATGTAGCGGTCTCAGCCAAGGGTAATTTTTACTCAGTTTGGCGACCTGGACAAGAAGCCTGGGAGCCGCACAACCGTAGCAGCTCGCGTCGAGTACAAAACATGGGCTTCACCCCAGATGGTCGCCTGTGGATGCTAGCGCGGGGAGGGCAGGTACAATTTAGTAAGCCCAACGATTTCGAGTCCTGGGATACAGCAAACAGCCCCGAATCTTCGACTAGTTGGGGATTTTTAGACCTAGCTTACCGAACCCCAGACGAGCTTTGGGTCAGCGGTGGTAGTGGCAACTTGCTTTGCAGCTTAGATGGTGGCCAAACCTGGCAAAAGGATCGAGATGTAGAAAATATTCCTGGTAATTTCTACAAGATCGTCTTCCTCAGTCCTGAGCAAGGATTTGTGATTGGGCAAAGAGGCACCCTACTTAAATATCAAGCCTCAGTTAAGTCTGCTTAA
- a CDS encoding molybdenum cofactor biosynthesis protein MoaB, with amino-acid sequence MTHQPHPDSANIVVSCAVITVSDTRSFESDRSGQAIQQLLLAAGHQIHEYTIAPDEPAQIQAQIQALSQRVDLDAVIINGGTGIAPRDTTYDALEKLLEKTLPGFGELFRWLSYQEIGSRAIASRAVAGVYQTKLIFSVPGSTNAVNLAMEKLILPELVHLVSQLRLNS; translated from the coding sequence ATGACTCACCAACCGCATCCTGATTCAGCAAATATTGTTGTAAGTTGCGCTGTGATTACGGTTAGTGATACTCGATCTTTTGAAAGCGATCGCAGTGGTCAGGCGATTCAGCAACTACTTTTGGCCGCAGGGCATCAGATCCATGAGTACACCATCGCCCCAGACGAACCTGCCCAGATTCAGGCGCAAATCCAAGCCCTGAGTCAACGAGTAGATCTAGATGCAGTCATTATTAATGGTGGTACCGGGATTGCTCCGAGGGACACAACCTATGATGCACTTGAAAAGCTACTAGAGAAAACCCTGCCGGGGTTTGGAGAGCTATTTCGCTGGCTCAGTTATCAAGAAATTGGTTCACGGGCGATCGCCTCTAGGGCTGTAGCAGGAGTCTACCAAACCAAGCTCATTTTCTCCGTCCCAGGCTCCACTAACGCGGTTAACCTCGCGATGGAAAAGCTAATTCTGCCAGAACTCGTACATCTAGTAAGCCAACTACGGTTAAATTCTTAA
- the psaI gene encoding photosystem I reaction center subunit VIII, with protein MAASFLPSILVPAVGLLFPAVAMAFLFIYIEREDPSGI; from the coding sequence ATGGCAGCTTCATTTTTGCCCTCAATCCTGGTGCCCGCAGTAGGTCTACTCTTCCCTGCTGTGGCAATGGCTTTTCTCTTTATCTATATTGAGCGTGAAGATCCCTCAGGTATTTAA
- a CDS encoding photosystem II reaction center protein J, with product MSGTGRIPLWVVATVAGLGVIAVLGLFFYGAYAGLGSSV from the coding sequence GTGTCTGGAACTGGAAGAATTCCTCTGTGGGTTGTTGCCACCGTGGCAGGGCTAGGCGTAATTGCAGTCCTAGGTCTTTTCTTTTATGGAGCTTATGCTGGTTTAGGCTCATCTGTTTGA
- a CDS encoding PRC-barrel domain-containing protein — MASPQAIARQGELLNRLVLDRDTAEELGRVDQIWMVPELHRVMGIICTTGFLKGKKQMFTLLQIEAFGTDSIVVNSSHTSVNPEEIKPIDSLIGREVWSDAGNKIGKLTDYLFDPTTGEITQYLFVSRGWSSLTDGSYLLQPTMILGLGSKRVMISNNAAQEISIYTEGLRHKVAKVSSFLQSDYQQTKQDVKSWLGGLQAITSQAKEQFQTLSVQAKEQAQIVGEQLKDTTQTLAEQAQEKSQTLKETLKERAQLLGEQVKDTTQALAEEAKANAGDRAKPEVRVSPNSDSPAPQPTQTAEVIVDVSPDEPSESTSQ, encoded by the coding sequence ATGGCTTCTCCACAGGCGATCGCCCGACAAGGCGAACTACTCAACCGATTAGTACTAGACCGAGACACTGCTGAAGAACTGGGTCGAGTTGATCAAATTTGGATGGTGCCAGAGCTGCACCGAGTCATGGGGATTATTTGCACAACAGGGTTTTTGAAGGGTAAAAAACAAATGTTTACCCTGTTGCAAATCGAGGCATTTGGCACCGATAGCATCGTTGTGAATTCGAGTCACACCAGCGTAAATCCAGAAGAGATCAAACCGATTGATTCCTTGATTGGCCGCGAAGTTTGGAGTGATGCTGGCAATAAAATTGGTAAGCTAACCGATTATTTATTCGATCCTACAACCGGAGAAATTACCCAGTATCTATTTGTCTCGCGAGGCTGGAGCAGCTTGACCGATGGCAGCTATTTACTACAGCCAACCATGATCTTAGGTTTGGGTAGTAAGCGGGTGATGATCTCCAATAATGCGGCTCAAGAGATCTCGATTTACACCGAGGGTCTTAGGCATAAAGTCGCTAAGGTGAGTAGCTTTTTGCAGTCAGATTATCAACAAACGAAGCAAGATGTGAAATCCTGGCTGGGAGGGCTTCAAGCTATTACTAGCCAAGCTAAAGAACAATTTCAAACCCTGAGTGTTCAGGCTAAAGAACAAGCTCAGATAGTGGGGGAACAGCTTAAAGACACAACCCAAACTCTCGCTGAGCAGGCTCAAGAGAAAAGTCAGACGCTTAAAGAGACTCTCAAAGAGCGAGCACAATTGTTAGGTGAACAGGTTAAAGACACAACCCAAGCCCTAGCAGAAGAAGCAAAAGCCAATGCAGGCGATCGCGCTAAACCAGAAGTGAGGGTCTCGCCAAACTCGGATAGCCCTGCGCCTCAACCCACTCAGACGGCTGAAGTGATTGTGGATGTTAGTCCTGACGAACCTTCAGAATCTACATCTCAGTAG